One window of the Balaenoptera ricei isolate mBalRic1 chromosome X, mBalRic1.hap2, whole genome shotgun sequence genome contains the following:
- the LOC132357770 gene encoding polyadenylate-binding protein 1-like 2, which yields MASLYVGDLHPEVTEAMLYEKFSPAGPILSIRICRDKITRRSLGYAYVNYQQPVDAKRALETLNFDVIKGRPVRIMWSQRDPSLRKSGVGNVFIKNLGKTIDNKALYNIFSAFGNILSCKVACDEKGPKGYGFVHFQKQESAERAIDAMNGMFLNYRKIFVGRFKSHKEREAERGAWARQSTSADVKDFEEDTDEEATLR from the coding sequence ATGGCTTCGCTGTACGTGGGCGACCTGCACCCTGAGGTGACGGAGGCAATGCTGTACGAGAAGTTCAGCCCGGCCGGGCCCATCCTCTCCATCCGCATTTGCAGGGACAAGATCACCCGCCGCTCGTTGGGCTATGCGTATGTCAACTACCAGCAACCGGTGGACGCCAAGCGGGCCCTGGAGACCCTGAACTTTGATGTCATCAAGGGCAGGCCAGTGCGCATCATGTGGTCCCAGCGGGACCCCTCGCTCCGCAAGAGCGGGGTGGGCAACGTCTTCATCAAGAACCTGGGCAAAACCATCGACAACAAGGCGCTGTACAACATCTTCTCGGCGTTCGGCAACATCCTCTCCTGCAAAGTGGCCTGCGACGAAAAGGGGCCCAAGGGCTACGGGTTCGTGCACTTCCAGAAGCAGGAGTCCGCCGAGCGGGCCATCGATGCAATGAATGGCATGTTCCTGAACTACCGCAAAATTTTCGTTGGGAGATTCAAGTCGCATAAGGAACGAGAGGCCGAAAGGGGAGCCTGGGCCAGGCAGTCCACCAGTGCTGACGTCAAGGATTTCGAGGAAGACACCGACGAGGAGGCCACCTTGCGATGA